In Helianthus annuus cultivar XRQ/B chromosome 3, HanXRQr2.0-SUNRISE, whole genome shotgun sequence, a single window of DNA contains:
- the LOC110927948 gene encoding vacuolar iron transporter homolog 4, producing the protein MTTSNTIENSEHPIIKHNNLDVESQRTQEATKVTFDYAKRAQWLRAALLGANDGLLSTASIMMGVGAVSEDVKTMILSGIATLLGGACSMAIGEFVSVYSQYDIEMSQIKREMRNGLSNSDEIEEKKSDLPSPTKAAVASATAFALGAVVPLLAAAFIRNYCWR; encoded by the coding sequence ATGACAACCAGCAACACCATTGAAAACTCCGAACATCCGATCATTAAACACAACAACCTAGATGTTGAGAGCCAACGAACCCAAGAAGCAACTAAAGTGACATTCGATTACGCCAAGAGAGCACAATGGCTGCGAGCTGCTCTTTTAGGCGCTAACGATGGCCTCTTGTCCACCGCAAGCATAATGATGGGCGTAGGTGCGGTTAGTGAAGACGTTAAGACCATGATCTTGTCTGGGATCGCTACGCTACTTGGTGGAGCATGTAGCATGGCCATCGGTGAATTTGTATCGGTTTACTCGCAATATGACATTGAAATGTCACAAATTAAAAGAGAGATGAGAAATGGCTTGAGTAACTCTGACGAAATTGAAGAAAAGAAAAGTGACTTACCTAGCCCTACAAAAGCAGCTGTGGCGTCAGCAACTGCGTTTGCGCTAGGGGCGGTGGTGCCATTGCTAGCAGCGGCGTTTATACGTAATTATTGTTGGCGGTAA